One Ooceraea biroi isolate clonal line C1 chromosome 6, Obir_v5.4, whole genome shotgun sequence genomic window carries:
- the LOC105276760 gene encoding cationic amino acid transporter 3 isoform X2, whose protein sequence is MCYAEFASRVPKAGSAYVYSYVTVGEFIAFVIGWNLILEYVIGTASVARGLSNYIDALIGNAMGNALRSLMPIDISFLSEYPDFFAFAMVMLLVVLLSIGVRESTILNNIFTIINLITIAIVVVSGSIKANPSNWSIAPADIPSSVKNAGTGGFMPFGMSGVMVGAAKCFYGFVGFDTVATTGEEAKNPQRHIPLAIVLSLIIIFVAYFSISTVLTMMLPYYAQDADAPFPHAFEEIGWPVIKWIVNVGAVFALCTSLLGAMFPLPRVLYAMASDGVIFEILSKVHPKTMTPIYGTVLSGLLIGLMTLIFNLQQLIDMMSIGTLLAYTIVAICVLILRYQKEEHCGIATAVSSISHYQFTPISAFKESFNLHNQKEPTELSSRIANIGIAVFCIVICIITFLISNMGAQLLAGNVVVSVILGVLVIVLFLNVAAIGRQPVQKTELSFKVPLVPLIPCFSIFINIYLMFQLDVFTWIRFGTWLLIGFGIYGFYGVTHSKQGKKDKIESEKLQQKYVEKFRTVTSF, encoded by the exons ATGTGCTACGCGGAATTCGCATCGAGAGTACCAAAGGCTGGTTCGGCGTATGTTTACAGTTACGTAACAGTGGGCGAATTTATTGCGTTCGTCATAGGATGGAATTTAATTTTGGAGTATGTGATCG GTACAGCTAGCGTCGCTCGAGGTCTTAGCAATTATATTGACGCATTGATAGGAAATGCCATGGGTAACGCGCTGCGTTCTCTCATGCCTATAGACATCTCTTTCCTGTCGGAGTATCctgattttttcgctttcgcGATGGTTATGCTACTGGTGGTGCTGTTGTCCATAGGGGTGAGGGAATCAACGATCTTGAATAACATATTTACCATTATAAACCTAatcacgatcgcgatcgtcgtcgtctcaGGATCAATAAAAG CAAATCCATCGAATTGGTCGATCGCGCCGGCGGATATTCCGAGCTCTGTGAAAAATGCCGGGACCGGCGGGTTCATGCCGTTCGGCATGAGCGGAGTGATGGTCGGAGCGGCGAAGTGTTTCTACGGATTCGTGGGATTCGACACCGTCGCTACCACCGGCGAAGAGGCGAAGAATCCGCAACGTCATATTCCTCTAGCGATCGTACTGTCTCTGATCATTATATTCGTAGCGTACTTCAGCATCTCCACGGTTCTGACAATGATGTTGCCTTATTACGCTCAG GATGCGGACGCTCCGTTTCCGCATGCGTTCGAGGAGATCGGATGGCCCGTCATCAAATGGATCGTCAACGTAGGTGCGGTGTTCGCGCTGTGTACCAGTCTCTTGGGCGCCATGTTTCCGCTGCCGCGCGTACTGTATGCCATGGCCAGCGACGGTGTAATATTCGAGATTCTCTCCAAGGTGCATCCTAAAACTATGACGCCAATATACGGCACGGTGCTCTCTGGCCTACTTATCG GTCTTATGACGCTCATCTTCAATTTGCAGCAGCTGATCGATATGATGTCTATCGGCACGCTACTCGCATACACGATAGTAGCGATATGTGTGTTAATATTGAg GTACCAAAAGGAAGAGCACTGCGGTATTGCTACTGCTGTGTCGTCGATTAGTCATTATCAGTTTACGCCTATAAGTGCATTTAAAGAGTCATTTAATTTGCACAATCAAAAGGAACCGACCGAGCTCTCTAGCAGAATCGCAAATATCGGTATCGCCGTATTCT GTATTGTTATATGCATTATTACATTTCTGATTAGTAACATGGGCGCGCAGCTGCTTGCAGGAAACGTAGTAGTATCTGTGATATTAGGTGTACTAGTAATTGTCCTTTTTCTGAATGTAGCAGCGATTGGTAGGCAACCAGTACAAAAGACTGAATTGTCTTTCAAG GTCCCGCTTGTCCCGCTCATCCCGTGcttcagtatttttataaacatatatttaatgttcCAACTAGACGTCTTTACCTGGATTAGATTCGGCACTTGGTTGCTGATCG GTTTCGGCATTTACGGTTTCTATGGGGTTACTCACAGCAAGcaaggaaaaaaagataagataGAAAGCGAAAAATTACAACAAAAGTACGTGGAGAAGTTTAGGACAGTGacatcattttaa
- the LOC105276760 gene encoding cationic amino acid transporter 3 isoform X1, with protein sequence MTSRLWKALSRRRVEENEEVKDEQLARVLGLFDLTALGVGATLGLGVYVLAGSVAKDTAGPAVCISFLIAAVASAFAGMCYAEFASRVPKAGSAYVYSYVTVGEFIAFVIGWNLILEYVIGTASVARGLSNYIDALIGNAMGNALRSLMPIDISFLSEYPDFFAFAMVMLLVVLLSIGVRESTILNNIFTIINLITIAIVVVSGSIKANPSNWSIAPADIPSSVKNAGTGGFMPFGMSGVMVGAAKCFYGFVGFDTVATTGEEAKNPQRHIPLAIVLSLIIIFVAYFSISTVLTMMLPYYAQDADAPFPHAFEEIGWPVIKWIVNVGAVFALCTSLLGAMFPLPRVLYAMASDGVIFEILSKVHPKTMTPIYGTVLSGLLIGLMTLIFNLQQLIDMMSIGTLLAYTIVAICVLILRYQKEEHCGIATAVSSISHYQFTPISAFKESFNLHNQKEPTELSSRIANIGIAVFCIVICIITFLISNMGAQLLAGNVVVSVILGVLVIVLFLNVAAIGRQPVQKTELSFKVPLVPLIPCFSIFINIYLMFQLDVFTWIRFGTWLLIGFGIYGFYGVTHSKQGKKDKIESEKLQQKYVEKFRTVTSF encoded by the exons ATGACAAGCCGATTATGGAAAGCGTTGTCGCGAAGACGCGTCGAGGAGAACGAAGAGGTAAAAGATGAACAACTAGCACGTGTCCTTGGTTTATTCGACTTGACTGCACTCGGCGTTGGTGCGACTCTTGGTTTAGGCGTTTACGTCCTTGCTGGAAGCGTGGCGAAGGATACGGCTGGACCTGCCGTCTGTATCTCTTTCCTCATAGCAGCCGTTGCGTCCGCCTTTGCGG GTATGTGCTACGCGGAATTCGCATCGAGAGTACCAAAGGCTGGTTCGGCGTATGTTTACAGTTACGTAACAGTGGGCGAATTTATTGCGTTCGTCATAGGATGGAATTTAATTTTGGAGTATGTGATCG GTACAGCTAGCGTCGCTCGAGGTCTTAGCAATTATATTGACGCATTGATAGGAAATGCCATGGGTAACGCGCTGCGTTCTCTCATGCCTATAGACATCTCTTTCCTGTCGGAGTATCctgattttttcgctttcgcGATGGTTATGCTACTGGTGGTGCTGTTGTCCATAGGGGTGAGGGAATCAACGATCTTGAATAACATATTTACCATTATAAACCTAatcacgatcgcgatcgtcgtcgtctcaGGATCAATAAAAG CAAATCCATCGAATTGGTCGATCGCGCCGGCGGATATTCCGAGCTCTGTGAAAAATGCCGGGACCGGCGGGTTCATGCCGTTCGGCATGAGCGGAGTGATGGTCGGAGCGGCGAAGTGTTTCTACGGATTCGTGGGATTCGACACCGTCGCTACCACCGGCGAAGAGGCGAAGAATCCGCAACGTCATATTCCTCTAGCGATCGTACTGTCTCTGATCATTATATTCGTAGCGTACTTCAGCATCTCCACGGTTCTGACAATGATGTTGCCTTATTACGCTCAG GATGCGGACGCTCCGTTTCCGCATGCGTTCGAGGAGATCGGATGGCCCGTCATCAAATGGATCGTCAACGTAGGTGCGGTGTTCGCGCTGTGTACCAGTCTCTTGGGCGCCATGTTTCCGCTGCCGCGCGTACTGTATGCCATGGCCAGCGACGGTGTAATATTCGAGATTCTCTCCAAGGTGCATCCTAAAACTATGACGCCAATATACGGCACGGTGCTCTCTGGCCTACTTATCG GTCTTATGACGCTCATCTTCAATTTGCAGCAGCTGATCGATATGATGTCTATCGGCACGCTACTCGCATACACGATAGTAGCGATATGTGTGTTAATATTGAg GTACCAAAAGGAAGAGCACTGCGGTATTGCTACTGCTGTGTCGTCGATTAGTCATTATCAGTTTACGCCTATAAGTGCATTTAAAGAGTCATTTAATTTGCACAATCAAAAGGAACCGACCGAGCTCTCTAGCAGAATCGCAAATATCGGTATCGCCGTATTCT GTATTGTTATATGCATTATTACATTTCTGATTAGTAACATGGGCGCGCAGCTGCTTGCAGGAAACGTAGTAGTATCTGTGATATTAGGTGTACTAGTAATTGTCCTTTTTCTGAATGTAGCAGCGATTGGTAGGCAACCAGTACAAAAGACTGAATTGTCTTTCAAG GTCCCGCTTGTCCCGCTCATCCCGTGcttcagtatttttataaacatatatttaatgttcCAACTAGACGTCTTTACCTGGATTAGATTCGGCACTTGGTTGCTGATCG GTTTCGGCATTTACGGTTTCTATGGGGTTACTCACAGCAAGcaaggaaaaaaagataagataGAAAGCGAAAAATTACAACAAAAGTACGTGGAGAAGTTTAGGACAGTGacatcattttaa
- the LOC105276825 gene encoding general transcription factor IIH subunit 2, with amino-acid sequence MAEEELEEKEYRWETGYEKTWEAIKEDDHGLLEASVADIIHNAKRKRQLERKQGSRLGMMRHLYIILDSSESMSNQDLKPTRFLCSLKLLEDFIEEFFYQNPISQLGIITTRNKRAEKISDLAGNSRKHVKELQALQQTVLTGEPSLQNSLELATNSLKLLPSHASKEILIIIGALTTCDPGDINETIRNMKSDGIRCSVIGLAAELYICKRMANATGGEHGVALDDKHYKEQLNAHVDPPPAAMRLDAALVKMGFPHHALHSSASDTSMTVCMCHADSSDESVKFMSTGYLCPQCLSKHCELPVECRACGLTLVSAPHLARSYHYLFPVGPFKEVTYEGDHSLCFGCQKAFSQKDKKIYICGKCNQTFCLDCEIFIHEILHTCPGCAANSEMYKNSTDKS; translated from the exons ATGGCTGAGGAAGAACTCGAAGAAAAGGAATATCGTTGGGAAACCGGCTATGAGAAAACATG GGAAGCTATCAAAGAAGATGATCATGGATTACTAGAAGCATCTGTCGCGGACATTATTCACAATGCCAAAAGGAAGCGTCAACTGGAAAGGAAACAGGGCTCCAGATTAGGAATGATGAGACATCTTTATATCATCTTGGATTCCTCTGAATCAATGTCGAATCAAGATTTGAAGCCAACCCGTTTCCTATGTTCCCTGAAG CTTCTGGAGGATTTCATCGAAgagtttttttatcaaaatccTATAAGTCAATTGGGCATAATTACGACTAGGAACAAAAGAGCTGAGAAAATTAGCGATTTGGCTGGTAATTCAAGGAAGCACGTTAag GAATTGCAAGCCTTACAGCAGACTGTACTGACTGGTGAACCATCCctacaaaattctttagaGTTAGCGACAAATTCATTGAAGTTATTGCCCTCTCATGCCAGTAAAGAAATATTGATAATCATAGGGGCTCTCACTACTTGCGATCCTGGAGACATCAACGAGACAATACGA aacATGAAATCAGATGGTATTAGGTGCAGCGTGATAGGGCTAGCTGCCGAACTGTATATCTGCAAACGAATGGCAAATGCTACTGGTGGTGAGCACGGTGTTGCGCTCGACGATAAACATTACAAGGAACAATTAAACGCGCACGTGGACCCACCGCCTGCTGCAATGCGATTAGACGCGGCGCTTGTGAAAATGGGATTTCCTCATCACGCTCTACACTCTAGTGCGTCAGATACATCTATGACGGTGTGCATGTG ccACGCAGACAGTTCTGACGAGTCAGTTAAGTTTATGAGCACTGGCTACCTTTGTCCCCAGTGTCTCAGCAAACACTGCGAGCTCCCTGTGGAATGTCGAGCTTGCGGTCTTACTTTAGTATCTGCTCCACATTTGGCACgatcatatcattatttatttcccGTTGGACCCTTCAAAGAGGTTACATACGAGGGTGATCATTCTTTGTGTTTTGGTTGCCAAAAAGCTTTTAGTCAGAAAGACAAAAAG atataCATTTGCGGAAAATGTAATCAAACGTTTTGCTTGGACTGCGAGATATTTATTCACGAAATTTTGCACACGTGCCCTGGTTGTGCAGCAAATTCtgaaatgtacaaaaattcTACAGATAAATCTTAA